A region of the Nitrospirae bacterium YQR-1 genome:
GAGTTATGTTCAAAAATATATAAAATGATGAAAATCCATATTGATTTTAGTATTGTTGATGAAAAAATAAACTTTTTATAGTGGAACAAAATACATAGGTCTGCTGTAATCTGAAGTTTCTCCTCTAAAACCACTTTTAACGGGATACAGGTTTTTCTATATCGGATTTCGGGATGTTCGTTTTGCATATGTAGCGTTTTTTTGTTATAATACTGTACTGATACAGATTTTAAGATTTAAAGGAGGATAACAATGAAGACATATAATCCTGCCCTCAGAGGCAATGCTTTAGCAAAGTATAGAGGTATTTCGGGATATTCCGAGGTAATGACCATACAAGGGGCGGTAAATAAATCGCTGCTTCTGATACTGATTCTAATGGTCTCTGCGGTGTGGACGTGGAACCGGTTTTATGCCGGCGGTCCTCAGGCAATACTGCCATTTGTTATAATCGGGCTCATAGGCGGATTAATCACGGCGCTGGTTACAATATTAAAAAACAACTGGGCGGCGGCAACAGCGCCGGTTTACGCTGTGTTTGAGGGACTTGTCATAGGAGGTGTGTCCTCCTTATGTGAGGCGGCCTATCCAGGAATAGCTTTTCAGGCTGTCGTTCTGACAATCGGCACACTTGTTGTTTTACTGTTTGCATATAAAACAGGATTAGTCAGGGCAACCGAAAAATTTAAATCCGGTGTAATAGCGGCAACAGGAGGCGTATTTTTAATTTACATGGTCTCTATGGTCTTAGGATTGTTTAATATACGCATACCTTTTCTGTTTAGCGGAGTAATCGGTGCCGGCTTCAGCCTTGTCGTTACAGCCATTGCCGCATTAAATCTGGTGCTGGATTTCGACTTAATTGAGCAGTCGGTAAAAGCACGTGCTCCTAAGTTTATGGAATGGTACGGCGCCTTTGCCCTTTTGGTTACACTGGTTTGGCTGTATCTGGAGATATTACGGCTGCTGCAGATACTCAGAGAGATTGCCTCAGGCGATTAGTACGCTTCATATGCTTCTTAGACCGGCACAGGTTGAATAAGTTCTGAAGGAAATGACGGCATCAAGGACTACTTGTGCCCCTGCAGTGAGGTCCTTCTCATATATATGCTCCTCTGTTGTATGAGGCTGCTGCATTCCTGTTGAAAGCACCAGTGACTTAATGCCTCTGTCGTTAAACACATTGGCGTCTGAGCCGCCTCCATAGACGAGATGCTCGGCAATTATACCGTTTTTTTTGAAAGCCCCGTCTATGAGTTTGACAAAGGAGTCATCCTCTGAAATTTTAAATCCTGTATAATGGCGCTTATCCTCAATCTGGATTTTTACCTGATTTTTTCTTGCCAGCCTTGATGCAGTATCAAACACTGTTACTTTCAAACGCTCAATGGCTTCAAGGCTGTGGCTTCTCATCTCACCCTCTATGGTCACCTCCCTTGGCACTACGTTTGTGGCCGAGCCTCCACCGATAATACCTATGTTAGCCGTTGTGAGCGGATCAATTCTGCCGTCGGGCAGCCCGGAAATGATTTTAGCCGCCGCCACTATCGCATTTATTCCCTTTTCAGGCTCTATGCCGGCATGGGCGGAGCGCCCGCTTATGCGCATTGTGTAGGCATCATGAGTTGGTGCGGACACTACTACCTTGCCGACACTGCCGCTGCTGTCCAACACCAGCGCATGTGTCCCTTTCAACATACTAAAGTCAAGATTTTTAGCGCCAAAGAGCCCCCTTTCCTCCGCCGATGTAAACACAACCTCTATGTCACCTGTGGCAAGTCCCCTTTCCTGTACTACCCTAAGTGCCTCCAATATCTGTGCTATCCCGCTCTTATCATCTGCTCCTAATACCGTTTTTCCGTCTGTCCTGATTACTCCATTTTCCCGTATCACCCTAAGCCCTTCCGTCGGCTCTACCGTATCCATGTGGCTGCTTAAGATTAGGGGCATCGCTCCGGCGGCGTTTCCCCTCTTATACCCCAGCAGATTAAAAGACTTGCCGTAGGACTGCAACATCACCGAAAATCCTAACTCTTTTAACTTTCCGGTTAGCACTCCTCCTATCTTCTGTTCACAAAACGACATCGAGTTTATACCGGTAAGCTCGAGAAAATTATCAATAATCCGCTCCGTGTTAACACAGCCGGTGAGAATCTGCTCTGTACTCAACTGCTCTCTTCCCTCCGTCCAAACAGGGCACTTCCCACCCGTACCATTGTAGCACCCTCCTCTATTGCCACACGGAAATCATCCGACATGCCCATAGATAAGTGCAGCGCTGTCGTAAAGCCGCCTCTTATTGCATCATCTCTGAGCGCTCTTAAGCGCTGAAAAAATGGACGGCTCATCTGTGGGTCGCCAAAGACCGGCGGAATTCCCATAAAACCCACTAGTTGCAGATTTTCCATCTCTGCAACGGCGCATAACAGCTCAGGCATGGAATCAACTGCTATACCGGTTTTTGTATCCTCCGGTGAGAGCTTTGGCTGGATGAGAATTTTTTGTATCTTGCCCGACTTCTTAGCCTCATTATCTAAAATCAGGGCAAGCTCCGTGGAATCGACCGAGTGAATATAATTAAAAAATTCAACAGCTTTTTTTGCCTTGTTTTTTTGCAAATGTCCCAGCAGATGCCATCTTGTGCAGGCAAATGAATCGTGCCCTGCAAGGGATTGGATTTTTTCAATCCCCTCTTTTACGTAACTCTCCCCAAAGTCCCGCACCCCCAAATCAACAG
Encoded here:
- a CDS encoding Bax inhibitor-1/YccA family protein; the encoded protein is MKTYNPALRGNALAKYRGISGYSEVMTIQGAVNKSLLLILILMVSAVWTWNRFYAGGPQAILPFVIIGLIGGLITALVTILKNNWAAATAPVYAVFEGLVIGGVSSLCEAAYPGIAFQAVVLTIGTLVVLLFAYKTGLVRATEKFKSGVIAATGGVFLIYMVSMVLGLFNIRIPFLFSGVIGAGFSLVVTAIAALNLVLDFDLIEQSVKARAPKFMEWYGAFALLVTLVWLYLEILRLLQILREIASGD
- a CDS encoding M20/M25/M40 family metallo-hydrolase — translated: MSTEQILTGCVNTERIIDNFLELTGINSMSFCEQKIGGVLTGKLKELGFSVMLQSYGKSFNLLGYKRGNAAGAMPLILSSHMDTVEPTEGLRVIRENGVIRTDGKTVLGADDKSGIAQILEALRVVQERGLATGDIEVVFTSAEERGLFGAKNLDFSMLKGTHALVLDSSGSVGKVVVSAPTHDAYTMRISGRSAHAGIEPEKGINAIVAAAKIISGLPDGRIDPLTTANIGIIGGGSATNVVPREVTIEGEMRSHSLEAIERLKVTVFDTASRLARKNQVKIQIEDKRHYTGFKISEDDSFVKLIDGAFKKNGIIAEHLVYGGGSDANVFNDRGIKSLVLSTGMQQPHTTEEHIYEKDLTAGAQVVLDAVISFRTYSTCAGLRSI
- a CDS encoding YggS family pyridoxal phosphate-dependent enzyme, with protein sequence MIDSQELAGRISNINKAICNTSIKTGRDPDDVTLIAVSKYYSTELVSVAVDLGVRDFGESYVKEGIEKIQSLAGHDSFACTRWHLLGHLQKNKAKKAVEFFNYIHSVDSTELALILDNEAKKSGKIQKILIQPKLSPEDTKTGIAVDSMPELLCAVAEMENLQLVGFMGIPPVFGDPQMSRPFFQRLRALRDDAIRGGFTTALHLSMGMSDDFRVAIEEGATMVRVGSALFGRREESS